AAACATTTCTGCTTGCTGTATTCCTCTTTCAGTTAATGCTATAGCTTTCTCTTTTCTATCTATAGTAAAGTCCCAAGGTAAAAGCATTTTCATAAATACATTAACTAATCTAAATTCAGATTCATCTTTATCTCCTTGTCCTGATATTATAAGCGGAGTTCTAGCTTCATCTATAAGTATTGAATCTATTTCATCAACTATTACAAAGTTTAACTCTCTTTGAACCTTATCTTCTTTTCTCTTTACCATGTTGTCTTTTAGATAGTCAAATCCAAATTCATTATTTGTTCCATATGTTATATCACATTCGTATTGTTTTTTTCTGTCCATTAAATCTTGACCATGAAGAATAACACCTACGCTCAGTCCTAAAAATTCATATACAGATTCCATAAGCTCCTTATCACGCTTTGCTAAGTAATCATTTACTGTTACAACATGAACTCCTTGCCCTGTTAATGCATTTAAATATACTGGTGCTACCCCAACAAGTGTTTTACCTTCTCCTGTTTTCATTTCCGCTATCTTTCCTTGATGAAGAACTATCCCTCCAATTAATTGGACTCTATATTGTCTCATCCCCAAAATTCTTTTTGATGCTTCTCTTGCTACTGCAAAAGCTTCTACCAAAATATCATCTACTGTTTCTCCGTTAGCTAATCTGTCTTTAAATTCAATAGTTTTATTTTTTAATTCTACATCTGTTAACTTCTCTATTTGAGTTTCTATTTTATCTATTTTATCTACTATTTTTTCCATAGATTGTATTTCTATTTTATCTGCTCTACTAAACATTTTGTCAAAATCTATCATATTTTACCTCCAATTTTTATTTCTACCCGTCATAATTATACAATATTTACCAAATATTATATAGCTTTTACAATGAAAAAAGCATACTCAAATTAAGAGTATGCTTATAATTAACCTATATTTCTTAACATAGTTACAGCTTCCGCTCTTGTTAAGTTTCCTTTTGGATTTAAATTATTTTTCTCGTCACCCATTATATAACCAGCTTCTACCGCACCTTCTACATACGATTTTGCCCATTCATCAATATTTTTATAGTCATTAAATTTATATATCTTGTCTAGGTTATCATCTTTGTTACCTTTTACACTAGTTATTATTTTCATAGCTTCCTGTCTAGTTATTGCATCATTCGGTCTAAATATATAATTTCCATTACTATTCAACTCTCCTGATATATACCCTGAATTAAATGCTATTTTTATATCTTCATAATACCAATCTGATGAATTTACATCTACAAAATGCTCTTCCTTTTTATCTTTTAAATTAAAAACTTGATTTATTATTCTAACAAATTCAGCTCTTGTAATTTGATTATCGGGTCTAAACGTATTATCTTCATATCCACTTATAAATCCTTTATCTACAAATGCATCTATATAATCTTTAGCCCAATGTCCGCTTATGTCACTAAACGTTGAAGAGTTTAATATATTTTTAATTTTATCTCTACATCCTTCTCTATTTGCAATAATGTCTGATGTAGAATAAAAAACACTACCTTTTATTTCTGAGTACTGTTTGTTTAAATTTAATTGTTTATCTATCTCTCTTGCTACATTTTCACCGTTATATCCTTCTTGACCATATTTATATATTCCTTGCCCAATATATAAATTTACATTACTTCCTTTAACTTGATTTGACCACCAACTTACTAACTTTGAGTAATCTGCAATTTCATAACCTATTTGCCAATATAGTTGTGGTACTATATAATCTACATAATTATTTTTTATCCAACCTACAGTATCTGCATAATCTGAATAATAACTTTCTTTTCCTCTTGTATCTGACCCATTTACATCACTAGATTTATTTTTCCATATTCCGCTTGGACTTACTCCAAATTCAACTTGAGGTTTTATGCCTTTTATTGTATTTTTTACACCCAATACCATTTCATTTATATTATTTCTTCTTGAATTTGCAACATTTCCATCTCTACCTTCACCTTCTGGTAATGGATAGTTTGCAGGATAAAAATAATCATCAAAATGTATTCCATCTACGTTATAATTTTTTACTATTTCTCCAACTGTATCATATATAAGTTGCTTTACTTGGGGTAACTCAGGATTAAAATATATCCTACCATTATGAGTTAATGTCCAGTCAGGGTGTTGTCTAGCTGGGTTACTTTCTGATAAAACACCTAAATCAGTCCCTGAAGTTGTAACTCTATATGGGTTTAACCAGGCATGTACTTTCATTCCTCTTTTATGAGCTTCCTCTATAACAAATGCTAGTGGGTCATAACCTGGATTTTTTCCTTGTTCTCCTGTTAATATTTCTGACCAAGGATTTATATTAGAGTTATATAAAGCATCCCCTTTGGGTCTAGCTTGGAACATAACTGTATTTATTCCTGTATCTTTTAAATTATCTAGTATGTCTCGCATTTGTTGTTTTTGTGCTTCTGGATTATTTTTTTTACTTGGCCAATCTGAATTATAAACAGTTGTAATCCATGCTGCATTCATTCCTTTTTGATCTGCATATGCAATATTGACTCCCCCTACTGAAACCAATAAGCACACCAATAATAAAATTGATATTTTTTTCATTAATTAATCTCCCTTTTATGTTAAAAAATCTAATCTATAATTGTATAAGCTTTAAAAAAGCTCCTCTAAATTAATAGAGGCGCTTTTTATTACACGTACTTATATTACTTTTGAACTCTACTTAATAAGCTAACTGATTCAGCTCTAGTAATATTATTATTTGGTCTAAATGTATTATCTTCGTATCCACTTATCATTCCATTATCACTTAAAGCATCAACTGCATCTTTAGCCCAGTCAGATATTTTATTACTATCTGTAAATCCTAATTTACCATCACCTTTTAAGTTAAGTACTGTTGCCAATATTTTTGATGCTTCTTCTCTTGTTATAGGACTGTTAGGTCTAAATGTACCATCTTCATATCCTTTTATGTATCCAGCTTTAGCACCTATGCATACATCGTTATAATACCAATCTGAATTATTTACATCTGTGAAGTTTTCGCCTTCTTTTTCCTCAAACTTAAATACTTGATTTAAAACTCTAACAAATTCAGCCCTTGTTATAGAATTCTCAGGTCTAAATGTATTATCTTCATATCCAGCTACATATCCTTTTGATACAAAATCAAGTATTTGATTTTTTGCCCAATGTCCGTCTATATCAGTTAAATTTCCATTTTTATAAATATTTATATAACTTCCTGATACACATCCGTATACACCATTGTATTTTATTTTATACCAATTGTTTTTGCTTTCTACAATTTCTACTTTAGCACCTTTTGGTAGCGTACCTATAATTGAATAACTTGTTCCATAACCAGCTCTTACGTTTAATGAGTCTGTATTAACTACTACTCCTGTATTTATTACAGGTAAATCTCCTAATTGAACTGTATTTTTTAAATATTCTTCAATACCAGTAGCTATACCAGTAGCTAGTTTATCTTGATATGAAGGATCTACTAATTTGTTGTATTCAGCTCTATTAGATATAAATCCACTTTCAAATAAAGCTGATGGCATATTAGTTTCTCTTAATACAGATAAATTTGAATATTTTACCTCTCTATTTCTTGCTCCCGTTTGAGCTATTGCATTGTTTTGAATCTCTAATGCTAAAGGTTTATACATTTTTTTATCTGGATGACAATATGTTTCTATTCCATTTGCACTTTCATCGTCTGCTGAGTTTTGATGAATTGATACAAATACATCTGGATTATAATTATTTGCAAGTCTTGATCTATCACCTAACTCTATGAATTCGTTAGTTTCTCTACTCATTTTTACTTGTATATTTTTTTCTTCAAGTTTTTTCTCTACTCTTTTTGCTACCTCTAAATTAAGTTCAGCTTCGTTTTTTCCAAAACCAGTTGCTCCAGAATCTTTGCCTCCATGACCTGCATCCACAAAAACTTTGTAATAATCTCTTTTAGGGCTTCCTTCAGCTGAGTAGAATCTAGAAGCTTTTTGTTCCATAGCAGGTACATAAATTTCAATTATATGAACTTTATCACCAATTTTTTGACTCAAAAATACAGTTCCACTCCCAATAGCTTTTAATTGCCCACTTTCACTCAGTGAAACGACTCCTTCTTTTGAAAGTTTCCAATTAGGGTTTTTAGAAAAATCCGCTATTTCTCCTATATGTAATGATATTCCATCTTCTACATCTAATTTGCTATCCCCATAGCTTTGAATTACAGAGTTCAATTCACTTTCTGTAGATTCATTTGCATTAGATATTTTTGAACTCCCTATAATAGATAAAGTACATATCAATCCTATCGATAGCACGTTTTTAAGTATTTTATTCCTTTTTCTCATTTATTCTCCTTCTTTCCTAATTTTATATATATTTACACCATTTTTATCCATATTTATATTAACATAAAATGTCATACAAACAAAGATTTTATATAAAATTGAATCCTATTGACTCAATACATAAAATATTAATTTATATAAATAAATCCTTTACATATATTATAAATTCCCTTATATTAAGAGCTCAATCCATTGATATTTCTAGATTTTTGATATTAATAAAAACATAGTAATTACTACATTTTTGTTAATATCAAAAAAATAAAGAGCTTTTCTAAAAAATAGAAAAGCCCTTTATTTTAAATAAGTTTATTTAGTTGTTTATTTAATTTTATTTTCAAATCATTTATCTTCGTTTTGCATAATTCAAAATTATTGCCACATACACCTATATATAATTTTAATTTAGGTTCTGTTCCTGACGGTCTAGCTGCAATCCAAGATCCATCCTCTAATATAAACTTTAGAACATTTGACTTTGGCAGTCCATCTATCCCCTCATTGTAATCCTTACTTTCTATTACTTTTATTCCATCTACTCCATTTAATCCATTTTTTCTGAAGTATTCCATAACTTCTTTAATTTTTTCAAGTCCCGCTATTCCGCTTAATGTAAGAGATATCATATCTTCTTTAAAGAATCCTACTTTATTGTAAAGTTCCATAAGCCCATCGTATAAACTCATACCTTTATCATAATAATATGCGGCCATATCAGAAATTAACATTGATGCCACAACACCATCTTTATCCCTTGCATGTGTTCCAACTAAGTATCCATAACTTTCTTCATATCCCATAATAAATGTTTTTTCATTTGTCTGTTCAAATGTTTTTATCTTATCTCCAATAAACTTAAATCCAGTTAATACATTTAGGCAATCTACTCCATAGCTTTCTGCAACTTTAGCTCCAAATTCAGAAGTAACTATAGTTTTTATTATCGTTGAGTTTTCTGGTAAGTTGTTTTTTTCTTTTAAATTATCTAAAACATAATTAACAAGTAAAGCACCTATTTGATTTCCTGTAAGTAACTCATATTCACAATTTTTAGTTTTCACAGCTAATCCAACTCTATCACAGTCTGGATCTGTAGCTATTACTAAGTCAGCTCCTTCTTCTTTAGCTAATTCTATACCTCTTTCCAATGCCTTTTTATCTTCTGGATTTGGATAATCAATACCCGCAAAATTAGGGTCTGGTAATTCTTCTTCTTTTACAACAAGCACTTTTTCAAATCCAACTTCATTCAATACTCTTTGTATCGGAACATTTCCAGTTCCACAAAGTGGTG
The nucleotide sequence above comes from Paraclostridium bifermentans. Encoded proteins:
- a CDS encoding family 10 glycosylhydrolase, encoding MKKISILLLVCLLVSVGGVNIAYADQKGMNAAWITTVYNSDWPSKKNNPEAQKQQMRDILDNLKDTGINTVMFQARPKGDALYNSNINPWSEILTGEQGKNPGYDPLAFVIEEAHKRGMKVHAWLNPYRVTTSGTDLGVLSESNPARQHPDWTLTHNGRIYFNPELPQVKQLIYDTVGEIVKNYNVDGIHFDDYFYPANYPLPEGEGRDGNVANSRRNNINEMVLGVKNTIKGIKPQVEFGVSPSGIWKNKSSDVNGSDTRGKESYYSDYADTVGWIKNNYVDYIVPQLYWQIGYEIADYSKLVSWWSNQVKGSNVNLYIGQGIYKYGQEGYNGENVAREIDKQLNLNKQYSEIKGSVFYSTSDIIANREGCRDKIKNILNSSTFSDISGHWAKDYIDAFVDKGFISGYEDNTFRPDNQITRAEFVRIINQVFNLKDKKEEHFVDVNSSDWYYEDIKIAFNSGYISGELNSNGNYIFRPNDAITRQEAMKIITSVKGNKDDNLDKIYKFNDYKNIDEWAKSYVEGAVEAGYIMGDEKNNLNPKGNLTRAEAVTMLRNIG
- a CDS encoding N-acetylmuramoyl-L-alanine amidase; translation: MRKRNKILKNVLSIGLICTLSIIGSSKISNANESTESELNSVIQSYGDSKLDVEDGISLHIGEIADFSKNPNWKLSKEGVVSLSESGQLKAIGSGTVFLSQKIGDKVHIIEIYVPAMEQKASRFYSAEGSPKRDYYKVFVDAGHGGKDSGATGFGKNEAELNLEVAKRVEKKLEEKNIQVKMSRETNEFIELGDRSRLANNYNPDVFVSIHQNSADDESANGIETYCHPDKKMYKPLALEIQNNAIAQTGARNREVKYSNLSVLRETNMPSALFESGFISNRAEYNKLVDPSYQDKLATGIATGIEEYLKNTVQLGDLPVINTGVVVNTDSLNVRAGYGTSYSIIGTLPKGAKVEIVESKNNWYKIKYNGVYGCVSGSYINIYKNGNLTDIDGHWAKNQILDFVSKGYVAGYEDNTFRPENSITRAEFVRVLNQVFKFEEKEGENFTDVNNSDWYYNDVCIGAKAGYIKGYEDGTFRPNSPITREEASKILATVLNLKGDGKLGFTDSNKISDWAKDAVDALSDNGMISGYEDNTFRPNNNITRAESVSLLSRVQK
- a CDS encoding phospho-sugar mutase; this translates as MNYKVIYKQWLTDEYFDKDTRKELEVIKNDENEIKERFYKNLEFGTAGLRGIIGSGTNRMNYYTVARATFGLANYIIKNVGEEGKQRGVAIAHDSRFKSREFCLQTANTLAACGIKAYIFDDLRTTPELSFTVRYLNCIAGVVITASHNPPEYNGYKVYWEDGAQVMPDIADEITKEVNSINDYSKIPTIKEEQKSLVIMLREEQDTEFIEAVKQQFIGRNIVERVGQTFKIVYTPLCGTGNVPIQRVLNEVGFEKVLVVKEEELPDPNFAGIDYPNPEDKKALERGIELAKEEGADLVIATDPDCDRVGLAVKTKNCEYELLTGNQIGALLVNYVLDNLKEKNNLPENSTIIKTIVTSEFGAKVAESYGVDCLNVLTGFKFIGDKIKTFEQTNEKTFIMGYEESYGYLVGTHARDKDGVVASMLISDMAAYYYDKGMSLYDGLMELYNKVGFFKEDMISLTLSGIAGLEKIKEVMEYFRKNGLNGVDGIKVIESKDYNEGIDGLPKSNVLKFILEDGSWIAARPSGTEPKLKLYIGVCGNNFELCKTKINDLKIKLNKQLNKLI